The Thunnus albacares chromosome 21, fThuAlb1.1, whole genome shotgun sequence genome window below encodes:
- the LOC122972574 gene encoding glycine--tRNA ligase-like: MLLRSAASALLRTSADVSSLCPVSTVRFVRQSLRSPPRPRPFSTSVCLCRKNKKKSLWLQLTAEGQTMDGNIEEILAPLRLAVKEQGDLVRQMKQDGAPDVDVTKAVAELKARKRTLEAKELSLQPKDDIVDRTKMEDTLKRRFFYDQAFAIYGGVSGLYDFGPVGCALKNNILQAWRQHFIQEEQILEIDCTMLTPEPVLKTSGHVEKFADYMVKDVKNGECFRADHLLKAHLQKLMSDKKCTAEKKAEMEEVITQMDNFTQQELTDLFVKYNVKSPTTGNDLTAPISFNLMFQTSIGPGGNMPGYLRPETAQGIFLNFKRLLEFNQGKLPFAAAQIGNSFRNEISPRSGLIRVREFTMAEIEHFVDPNEKVHPKFSSVADVDIMLYSSKAQTSGQSARIMRLGDAVEQGVINNSVLGYFIGRIYLYLTKVGIAKDKLRFRQHMDNEMAHYACDCWDAETKTSYGWIEIVGCADRSCFDLKCHARATKVPLVAEKPLKEPKVVNVVQFEPNKGAIGKAYKKDAKIVMEYLSVCDECFITEQEKLLNEAGEFTVETEGKTFKLTKDMVSVKRFQKTLHVEEVVPNVIEPSFGIGRIMYTIFEHTFHVREGDEQRTYFSFPATVAPYKCSVLPLSQNQEFVPFVRELSEAMTKNGVSHKVDDSSGSIGRRYARTDEIGVAFGITIDFDTVNKTPHTATLRDRDSMRQIRAEVSELPVIVRDLANGTMTWAEVESKYPIFEGQETSKKDTVEE, encoded by the exons ATGCTTCTTCGTAGCGCAGCATCGGCACTGCTGAGGACCAGCGCTGAcgtttcctccctctgtccgGTGTCCACGGTCCGGTTTGTTCGGCAGTCGCTCCGCTCCCCGCCCCGACCCAGACCGTTTTCAACATCGGTCTGCTTGTGCaggaagaacaagaagaaaagtctGTGGCTGCAGCTGACGGCGGAAGGACAAACCATGGACGGCAACATTGAGGAGATTCTCGCCCCTTTGAGGCTTGCAGTCAAAGAACAG GGGGACCTGGTGCGCCAAATGAAACAGGATGGCGCTCCTGATGTGGATGTCACAAAGGCTGTGGCTGAACTGAAAGCAAGGAAGAGAACTCTGGAGGCCAAG GAGCTGTCACTACAACCCAAAGATGACATCGTTGACAGAACTAAGATGGAGGATACCCTGAAGAGGCGATTCTTCTACGACCAGGCCTTTGCCATCTATGGAG GGGTGAGCGGCCTGTATGACTTCGGCCCTGTGGGCTGTGCCCTGAAGAATAACATCCTGCAGGCCTGGAGGCAGCACTTCATCCAGGAGGAGCAGATCCTGGAGATTGACTGCACCATGCTGACCCCCGAGCCTGTCCTCAA GACGTCAGGACATGTGGAAAAATTTGCTGACTACATGGTGAAAGACGTCAAGAACGGCGAATGCTTCAGGGCGGACCACCTCCTCAAAG CTCATCTCCAGAAGTTGATGTCTGATAAGAAGTGTACAGCAGAGAAGAAAGCTGAGATGGAGGAAGTCATCACTCAG ATGGACAACTTCACCCAGCAAGAACTGACCGATCTCTTTGTGAAATACAATGTCAAGTCACCCACCACGGGAAATGACCTCACAGCACCCATCTCCTTCAACCTGATGTTTCAGACGTCCATTGGACCAGGGGGGAATATGCCAGG CTATCTGAGGCCTGAAACCGCTCAGGGAATCTTCCTCAACTTTAAGCGTCTATTGGAGTTTAACCAGGGAAAACTTCCCTTCGCTGCTGCTCAGATAGGAAACTCCTTCAGGAATGAAATCTCTCCTCGCTCTGGACTCATTCGCGTTAG AGAGTTCACCATGGCTGAGATCGAGCACTTTGTGGACCCAAATGAGAAGGTCCACCCTAAATTCTCCAGTGTAGCCGACGTGGATATCATGTTATACTCTTCTAAAGCCCAGACCAGTGGCCAGTCTGCACGGATCATGAGGCTGGGTGATGCTGTTGAGCAG GGAGTGATCAATAACTCCGTCCTGGGATATTTTATCGGGAGGATCTACCTCTACCTTACTAAAGTCGGTATAGCCAAAGACAAGCTGCGTTTCCGTCAGCACATGGACAACGAGATGGCCCACTACGCCTGTGACTGCTGGGATGCTGAAACCAAAACTTCCTAT GGCTGGATCGAAATTGTGGGGTGTGCTGACCGGTCTTGCTTTGATCTGAAATGCCATGCACGAGCCACAAAGGTCCCTCTGGTTGCTGAGAAGCCTCTAAAAGAACCC AAAGTTGTGAATGTCGTCCAGTTTGAGCCCAACAAAGGAGCCATTGGGAAGGCGTATAAGAAGGATGCTAAGATAGTCATGGagtatctgtctgtgtgtgatgaatGCTTCATTACAGAACAGGAGAAGCTGCTTAATGAGGCTGG AGAGTTCACCGTTGAGACAGAAGGAAAGACGTTCAAACTCACAAAGGACATGGTCAGCGTGAAGCGATTCCAGAAGACTCTGCACG TGGAGGAAGTTGTTCCAAACGTAATCGAGCCCTCCTTTGGCATTGGTAGGATCATGTACACCATCTTTGAGCACACATTCCATGTCAGAGAAGGTGATGAACAAAGAACG TACTTTAGCTTCCCTGCGACTGTAGCTCCATACAAATGCTCCGTCCTGCCTCTGAGTCAAAACCAGGAATTTGTGCCCTTCGTGAGGGAATTAT CTGAGGCGATGACCAAAAACGGCGTGTCTCACAAGGTGGACGACTCGTCAGGATCCATCGGGAGGCGCTACGCCAGGACAGATGAGATCGGGGTGGCCTTTGGCATCACCATCGACTTCGACACAGTGAACAAGACGCCTCACACGGCCACTCTGAGAGACCGTGACTCAATGAGGCAGATCAGGGCCGAG GTCAGTGAGTTGCCTGTTATTGTTCGGGATTTGGCCAACGGCACAATGACCTGGGCGGAAGTGGAGAGCAAGTACCCCATCTTTGAAGGACAGGAAACCAGCAAGAAGGACACAGTTGAAGAGTAA
- the LOC122972575 gene encoding glycine--tRNA ligase isoform X2, protein MNRELFLRVKMEEVLAPLREAVRKQGDLVYQLKEQGASEPELSKAVAELKARKKILEAKELALQPKDDTVDRAKLEDTLKRRFFYDQAFAIYGGVSGLYDFGPVGCALKNNILQVWRQHFIQEEQILEIDCTMLTPEPVLKTSGHVDKFADYMVKDAKTGECYRADHLLKAHLKNLMSDEKCSAEKVTEMEDVITQMDNYTQQELADLFVKYNVKSPSTGNDLTPPISFNLMFQTSIGPGGNTPGYLRPETAQGMFLNFKRLLEFNQGKLPFGAAQIGNSFRNEISPRSGLIRVREFTMAEIEHFVDPNDKVHPKFHNVADLEILLFSSKAQTSGQSAKIMRLGDAVEQGVINNSVLGYFIGRIYLYLIKVGLSKDKVRFRQHMENEMAHYACDCWDAESKTSYGWIEIVGCADRSCYDLSCHSRATRVPLVAEKPLKEPKVVNVIQFEPNKGAIGTAFKKDAKLVLEYLAVCDECYISDQEKLLNENGEFSFQAEGKTLRLTKDMVSVKRFQKTLHVEEIVPNVIEPSFGIGRIMYSIFEHSFHTRQGDEQRTYFSFPAIVAPYKCSILPLSPNQEFKPFVQQLSEAMTKNSVSHKVDDSSGSIGRRYARSDEIGVAFGITVDFDTVNKTPHTATLRDRDSMRQIRAEVTELPGMVRDLANGSLTWAEVESKYPIFEGQESSKKE, encoded by the exons ATGAACCG GGAGCTGTTTTTACGTGTCAAGATGGAAGAAGTGCTGGCACCTTTGAGGGAGGCTGTGAGGAAGCAG GGTGACTTGGTGTATCAATTGAAAGAACAGGGCGCCTCAGAGCCGGAGCTGAGCAAAGCTGTCGCAGAGCTGAAAGCCAGGAAGAAGATTCTTGAAGCAAAG GAGCTGGCCTTGCAGCCTAAAGATGACACAGTGGACAGAGCGAAGCTGGAGGATACCTTAAAGAGGAGATTCTTCTATGATCAGGCTTTTGCCATATatggag GGGTGAGCGGCCTATATGACTTCGGCCCCGTGGGCTGCGCCCTGAAAAACAACATCCTGCAGGTGTGGAGGCAGCACTTCATCCAGGAGGAGCAGATCCTGGAGATTGACTGCACCATGCTGACCCCCGAGCCTGTCCTCAA GACGTCAGGTCATGTGGATAAATTTGCTGATTACATGGTGAAAGATGCCAAGACGGGAGAATGCTACCGTGCCGATCACCTCCTCAAAG CCCACTTGAAAAACCTGATGTCCGATGAGAAATGTTCAGCGGAGAAAGTGACCGAGATGGAGGATGTAATCACTCAG ATGGACAACTACACTCAGCAGGAGTTGGCTGATCTGTTTGTGAAATACAACGTCAAGTCTCCCTCCACAGGGAATGACCTCACACCTCCCATCTCCTTCAACCTGATGTTTCAGACATCTATCGGGCCAGGAGGCAACACCCCCGG CTATCTGAGGCCTGAAACAGCTCAGGGAATGTTCCTCAACTTCAAGCGTTTACTGGAGTTCAACCAGGGAAAACTTCCCTTTGGTGCTGCTCAGATTGGAAACTCTTTCAGGAATGAGATCTCTCCTCGCTCTGGACTCATTCGTGTGAG GGAGTTCACCATGGCTGAGATTGAGCACTTCGTGGATCCAAACGACAAGGTCCATCCTAAATTCCACAATGTGGCCGACCTGGAGATCTTGTTGTTCTCCTCGAAGGCTCAGACCAGCGGCCAGTCTGCAAAGATCATGAGGCTGGGAGATGCTGTGGAGCAG GGAGTCATCAACAATTCTGTGCTGGGCTACTTCATTGGAAGAATCTACTTGTATCTAATTAAAGTGGGGCTGTCCAAAGATAAAGTGCGCTTCCGTCAGCACATGGAGAACGAGATGGCTCACTACGCATGTGACTGCTGGGATGCCGAGTCCAAAACTTCCTAT ggATGGATCGAGATCGTTGGCTGTGCCGACCGTTCCTGCTACGACCTCTCGTGTCACTCCAGAGCCACCAGGGTCCCTCTAGTGGCAGAAAAACCCCTGAAAGAACCC AAAGTCGTAAATGTCATCCAGTTCGAGCCCAACAAGGGTGCCATAGGCACAGCATTCAAGAAAGATGCCAAGTTGGTTTTGGAATATCTGGCTGTCTGTGATGAATGCTACATCAGTGATCAGGAAAAGCTTCTTAATGAAAACGG GGAGTTCAGCTTTCAGGCAGAGGGCAAAACACTCAGACTGACCAAAGACATGGTCAGTGTGAAGCGGTTCCAGAAGACTTTGCACG TGGAGGAGATTGTTCCCAATGTAATCGAGCCATCCTTTGGCATTGGCAGAATCATGTACTCCATCTTTGAGCACTCATTCCACACCCGGCAGGGGGATGAACAGAGGACG TATTTCAGTTTTCCTGCCATTGTCGCTCCATACAAATGTTCCATCCTTCCTTTGAGCCCAAACCAGGAGTTTAAGCCATTTGTCCAGCAACTAT CTGAGGCGATGACCAAAAACAGCGTGTCTCACAAGGTGGACGACTCCTCAGGATCCATCGGGAGGCGTTACGCCAGATCGGATGAGATCGGAGTGGCCTTTGGCATCACTGTCGACTTCGACACCGTGAACAAGACGCCTCACACGGCCACTCTGAGAGACCGTGACTCAATGAGGCAGATCAGGGCCGAG GTCACTGAGTTGCCAGGGATGGTTCGAGATCTGGCTAACGGCAGCTTGACGTGGGCTGAGGTGGAGAGCAAGTACCCCATCTTTGAAGGACAAGAGTCCAGCAAGAAGGAGTAG
- the LOC122972575 gene encoding glycine--tRNA ligase isoform X1: MMQQRALVSDHTTYRTLAYRSKELFLRVKMEEVLAPLREAVRKQGDLVYQLKEQGASEPELSKAVAELKARKKILEAKELALQPKDDTVDRAKLEDTLKRRFFYDQAFAIYGGVSGLYDFGPVGCALKNNILQVWRQHFIQEEQILEIDCTMLTPEPVLKTSGHVDKFADYMVKDAKTGECYRADHLLKAHLKNLMSDEKCSAEKVTEMEDVITQMDNYTQQELADLFVKYNVKSPSTGNDLTPPISFNLMFQTSIGPGGNTPGYLRPETAQGMFLNFKRLLEFNQGKLPFGAAQIGNSFRNEISPRSGLIRVREFTMAEIEHFVDPNDKVHPKFHNVADLEILLFSSKAQTSGQSAKIMRLGDAVEQGVINNSVLGYFIGRIYLYLIKVGLSKDKVRFRQHMENEMAHYACDCWDAESKTSYGWIEIVGCADRSCYDLSCHSRATRVPLVAEKPLKEPKVVNVIQFEPNKGAIGTAFKKDAKLVLEYLAVCDECYISDQEKLLNENGEFSFQAEGKTLRLTKDMVSVKRFQKTLHVEEIVPNVIEPSFGIGRIMYSIFEHSFHTRQGDEQRTYFSFPAIVAPYKCSILPLSPNQEFKPFVQQLSEAMTKNSVSHKVDDSSGSIGRRYARSDEIGVAFGITVDFDTVNKTPHTATLRDRDSMRQIRAEVTELPGMVRDLANGSLTWAEVESKYPIFEGQESSKKE; encoded by the exons ATGATGCAACAGAGAGCCCTTGTTTCAGACCACACAACTTACAGGACTTTAGCCTACAGAAGCAA GGAGCTGTTTTTACGTGTCAAGATGGAAGAAGTGCTGGCACCTTTGAGGGAGGCTGTGAGGAAGCAG GGTGACTTGGTGTATCAATTGAAAGAACAGGGCGCCTCAGAGCCGGAGCTGAGCAAAGCTGTCGCAGAGCTGAAAGCCAGGAAGAAGATTCTTGAAGCAAAG GAGCTGGCCTTGCAGCCTAAAGATGACACAGTGGACAGAGCGAAGCTGGAGGATACCTTAAAGAGGAGATTCTTCTATGATCAGGCTTTTGCCATATatggag GGGTGAGCGGCCTATATGACTTCGGCCCCGTGGGCTGCGCCCTGAAAAACAACATCCTGCAGGTGTGGAGGCAGCACTTCATCCAGGAGGAGCAGATCCTGGAGATTGACTGCACCATGCTGACCCCCGAGCCTGTCCTCAA GACGTCAGGTCATGTGGATAAATTTGCTGATTACATGGTGAAAGATGCCAAGACGGGAGAATGCTACCGTGCCGATCACCTCCTCAAAG CCCACTTGAAAAACCTGATGTCCGATGAGAAATGTTCAGCGGAGAAAGTGACCGAGATGGAGGATGTAATCACTCAG ATGGACAACTACACTCAGCAGGAGTTGGCTGATCTGTTTGTGAAATACAACGTCAAGTCTCCCTCCACAGGGAATGACCTCACACCTCCCATCTCCTTCAACCTGATGTTTCAGACATCTATCGGGCCAGGAGGCAACACCCCCGG CTATCTGAGGCCTGAAACAGCTCAGGGAATGTTCCTCAACTTCAAGCGTTTACTGGAGTTCAACCAGGGAAAACTTCCCTTTGGTGCTGCTCAGATTGGAAACTCTTTCAGGAATGAGATCTCTCCTCGCTCTGGACTCATTCGTGTGAG GGAGTTCACCATGGCTGAGATTGAGCACTTCGTGGATCCAAACGACAAGGTCCATCCTAAATTCCACAATGTGGCCGACCTGGAGATCTTGTTGTTCTCCTCGAAGGCTCAGACCAGCGGCCAGTCTGCAAAGATCATGAGGCTGGGAGATGCTGTGGAGCAG GGAGTCATCAACAATTCTGTGCTGGGCTACTTCATTGGAAGAATCTACTTGTATCTAATTAAAGTGGGGCTGTCCAAAGATAAAGTGCGCTTCCGTCAGCACATGGAGAACGAGATGGCTCACTACGCATGTGACTGCTGGGATGCCGAGTCCAAAACTTCCTAT ggATGGATCGAGATCGTTGGCTGTGCCGACCGTTCCTGCTACGACCTCTCGTGTCACTCCAGAGCCACCAGGGTCCCTCTAGTGGCAGAAAAACCCCTGAAAGAACCC AAAGTCGTAAATGTCATCCAGTTCGAGCCCAACAAGGGTGCCATAGGCACAGCATTCAAGAAAGATGCCAAGTTGGTTTTGGAATATCTGGCTGTCTGTGATGAATGCTACATCAGTGATCAGGAAAAGCTTCTTAATGAAAACGG GGAGTTCAGCTTTCAGGCAGAGGGCAAAACACTCAGACTGACCAAAGACATGGTCAGTGTGAAGCGGTTCCAGAAGACTTTGCACG TGGAGGAGATTGTTCCCAATGTAATCGAGCCATCCTTTGGCATTGGCAGAATCATGTACTCCATCTTTGAGCACTCATTCCACACCCGGCAGGGGGATGAACAGAGGACG TATTTCAGTTTTCCTGCCATTGTCGCTCCATACAAATGTTCCATCCTTCCTTTGAGCCCAAACCAGGAGTTTAAGCCATTTGTCCAGCAACTAT CTGAGGCGATGACCAAAAACAGCGTGTCTCACAAGGTGGACGACTCCTCAGGATCCATCGGGAGGCGTTACGCCAGATCGGATGAGATCGGAGTGGCCTTTGGCATCACTGTCGACTTCGACACCGTGAACAAGACGCCTCACACGGCCACTCTGAGAGACCGTGACTCAATGAGGCAGATCAGGGCCGAG GTCACTGAGTTGCCAGGGATGGTTCGAGATCTGGCTAACGGCAGCTTGACGTGGGCTGAGGTGGAGAGCAAGTACCCCATCTTTGAAGGACAAGAGTCCAGCAAGAAGGAGTAG
- the LOC122972575 gene encoding glycine--tRNA ligase isoform X3, with protein sequence MEEVLAPLREAVRKQGDLVYQLKEQGASEPELSKAVAELKARKKILEAKELALQPKDDTVDRAKLEDTLKRRFFYDQAFAIYGGVSGLYDFGPVGCALKNNILQVWRQHFIQEEQILEIDCTMLTPEPVLKTSGHVDKFADYMVKDAKTGECYRADHLLKAHLKNLMSDEKCSAEKVTEMEDVITQMDNYTQQELADLFVKYNVKSPSTGNDLTPPISFNLMFQTSIGPGGNTPGYLRPETAQGMFLNFKRLLEFNQGKLPFGAAQIGNSFRNEISPRSGLIRVREFTMAEIEHFVDPNDKVHPKFHNVADLEILLFSSKAQTSGQSAKIMRLGDAVEQGVINNSVLGYFIGRIYLYLIKVGLSKDKVRFRQHMENEMAHYACDCWDAESKTSYGWIEIVGCADRSCYDLSCHSRATRVPLVAEKPLKEPKVVNVIQFEPNKGAIGTAFKKDAKLVLEYLAVCDECYISDQEKLLNENGEFSFQAEGKTLRLTKDMVSVKRFQKTLHVEEIVPNVIEPSFGIGRIMYSIFEHSFHTRQGDEQRTYFSFPAIVAPYKCSILPLSPNQEFKPFVQQLSEAMTKNSVSHKVDDSSGSIGRRYARSDEIGVAFGITVDFDTVNKTPHTATLRDRDSMRQIRAEVTELPGMVRDLANGSLTWAEVESKYPIFEGQESSKKE encoded by the exons ATGGAAGAAGTGCTGGCACCTTTGAGGGAGGCTGTGAGGAAGCAG GGTGACTTGGTGTATCAATTGAAAGAACAGGGCGCCTCAGAGCCGGAGCTGAGCAAAGCTGTCGCAGAGCTGAAAGCCAGGAAGAAGATTCTTGAAGCAAAG GAGCTGGCCTTGCAGCCTAAAGATGACACAGTGGACAGAGCGAAGCTGGAGGATACCTTAAAGAGGAGATTCTTCTATGATCAGGCTTTTGCCATATatggag GGGTGAGCGGCCTATATGACTTCGGCCCCGTGGGCTGCGCCCTGAAAAACAACATCCTGCAGGTGTGGAGGCAGCACTTCATCCAGGAGGAGCAGATCCTGGAGATTGACTGCACCATGCTGACCCCCGAGCCTGTCCTCAA GACGTCAGGTCATGTGGATAAATTTGCTGATTACATGGTGAAAGATGCCAAGACGGGAGAATGCTACCGTGCCGATCACCTCCTCAAAG CCCACTTGAAAAACCTGATGTCCGATGAGAAATGTTCAGCGGAGAAAGTGACCGAGATGGAGGATGTAATCACTCAG ATGGACAACTACACTCAGCAGGAGTTGGCTGATCTGTTTGTGAAATACAACGTCAAGTCTCCCTCCACAGGGAATGACCTCACACCTCCCATCTCCTTCAACCTGATGTTTCAGACATCTATCGGGCCAGGAGGCAACACCCCCGG CTATCTGAGGCCTGAAACAGCTCAGGGAATGTTCCTCAACTTCAAGCGTTTACTGGAGTTCAACCAGGGAAAACTTCCCTTTGGTGCTGCTCAGATTGGAAACTCTTTCAGGAATGAGATCTCTCCTCGCTCTGGACTCATTCGTGTGAG GGAGTTCACCATGGCTGAGATTGAGCACTTCGTGGATCCAAACGACAAGGTCCATCCTAAATTCCACAATGTGGCCGACCTGGAGATCTTGTTGTTCTCCTCGAAGGCTCAGACCAGCGGCCAGTCTGCAAAGATCATGAGGCTGGGAGATGCTGTGGAGCAG GGAGTCATCAACAATTCTGTGCTGGGCTACTTCATTGGAAGAATCTACTTGTATCTAATTAAAGTGGGGCTGTCCAAAGATAAAGTGCGCTTCCGTCAGCACATGGAGAACGAGATGGCTCACTACGCATGTGACTGCTGGGATGCCGAGTCCAAAACTTCCTAT ggATGGATCGAGATCGTTGGCTGTGCCGACCGTTCCTGCTACGACCTCTCGTGTCACTCCAGAGCCACCAGGGTCCCTCTAGTGGCAGAAAAACCCCTGAAAGAACCC AAAGTCGTAAATGTCATCCAGTTCGAGCCCAACAAGGGTGCCATAGGCACAGCATTCAAGAAAGATGCCAAGTTGGTTTTGGAATATCTGGCTGTCTGTGATGAATGCTACATCAGTGATCAGGAAAAGCTTCTTAATGAAAACGG GGAGTTCAGCTTTCAGGCAGAGGGCAAAACACTCAGACTGACCAAAGACATGGTCAGTGTGAAGCGGTTCCAGAAGACTTTGCACG TGGAGGAGATTGTTCCCAATGTAATCGAGCCATCCTTTGGCATTGGCAGAATCATGTACTCCATCTTTGAGCACTCATTCCACACCCGGCAGGGGGATGAACAGAGGACG TATTTCAGTTTTCCTGCCATTGTCGCTCCATACAAATGTTCCATCCTTCCTTTGAGCCCAAACCAGGAGTTTAAGCCATTTGTCCAGCAACTAT CTGAGGCGATGACCAAAAACAGCGTGTCTCACAAGGTGGACGACTCCTCAGGATCCATCGGGAGGCGTTACGCCAGATCGGATGAGATCGGAGTGGCCTTTGGCATCACTGTCGACTTCGACACCGTGAACAAGACGCCTCACACGGCCACTCTGAGAGACCGTGACTCAATGAGGCAGATCAGGGCCGAG GTCACTGAGTTGCCAGGGATGGTTCGAGATCTGGCTAACGGCAGCTTGACGTGGGCTGAGGTGGAGAGCAAGTACCCCATCTTTGAAGGACAAGAGTCCAGCAAGAAGGAGTAG
- the hhatlb gene encoding hedgehog acyltransferase like, b yields the protein MGIKAALPKYEIYFYHMVLCLAMFWATSWIFEVSSSNVNRKTFKTNVKPGWYYFGRKMDTTDFEWMMWFSTFREHILFALSGHVLFAKICTMLAPQYRSLVYLVYGLLAVWTSMGWTYVTLILSHCILLYSISLVKIRWLCFATGLCTLATFKCEPFVSWQAGFVEGDFELRHILFYGGCGFTIMRCMSFALENCERKDGNYNILELLKYNFYLPFFYFGPIMTFDKFYVQANKSDLTRKEREMWNISLQGLIHLGIIIVVEGLFHFMYILAIPTDMKLLKHLSDWALVGLAYFNLVYDWVKAAAMFGVINTVSRLDHLDPPKPPKCITMLYVFAETHFDRGINDWLCKYVYDHLGGKHENVVKELVATLCTFGVTMLWLGPCEVVLIWAFFNCFGLNFELWAAKFFSMEPFASFEMAMSEAMSRRIRGIFNTFNFWCIVLFNILALNSLDFAKLVAKRLLLKGFPITTIIVMFVTYCLIQVIKERERRQALIDDPDPLPPAPPPTAASSTTTSAPAPAAAQPVADPSKEKAE from the exons ATGGGGATCAAAGCTGCACTTCCCAAGTATGAGATCTATTTCTACCACATGGTGCTGTGTCTGGCCATGTTCTGGGCCACCAGCTGGATCTTTGAGGTGTCCAGTT CCAATGTAAACCGAAAGACATTCAAAACCAACGTGAAGCCAGGATGGTACTACTTTGGGAGAAAAATG GATACGACTGATTTTGAGTGGATGATGTGGTTTTCCACATTCAGAGAGCACATCCTGTTTGCTCTCTCTGGACATGTGCTGTTCGCCAAGATCTGCACCATGCTGGCTCCACAG TACAGGTCCTTGGTGTACTTGGTGTACGGGCTCCTGGCTGTATGGACCAGTATGGGTTGGACCTACGTCACCCTCATCCTGTCACACTGTATTCTGCTCTACAGCATCTCCTTAGTGAAAATCCGCTGGCTTTGCTTTGCCACTGGTCTTTGTACTCTCGCTACATTCAAGTGTGAACCTTTCGTGTCCTGGCAG GCAGGTTTTGTGGAGGGGGACTTTGAGCTGCGTCATATTCTGTTCTATGGAGGTTGTGGTTTTACCATCATGCGCTGTATGAGCTTTGCTCTGGAGAATTGTGAACGAAAAGATGGAAACTACAACATCCTGGAGCTGCTCAAGTACAACTTCTACCTCCCGTTCTTCTATTTCGGGCCCATCATGACCTTTGATAAATTCTATGTTCAA GCCAACAAGTCAGACCTGACCAGGAAAGAGCGGGAGATGTGGAACATCAGTCTGCAGGGCCTGATCCACCTGGGGATCATCATTGTGGTGGAGGGCCTCTTCCATTTCATGTACATCCTCGCCATCCCCACTGACATGAAGCTGCTGAAGCACCTCTCTGACTGGGCTCTAG TGGGTCTGGCTTACTTTAACCTGGTGTATGACTGGGTAAAAGCAGCTGCCATGTTTGGAGTTATCAATACAGTGTCCAGACTGGATCATTTGGACCCGCCCAAGCcaccaaaatgcatcacaatGCTCTATGTGTTTGCCGAAAC CCACTTTGACAGAGGAATCAACGACTGGTTGTGCAA GTACGTGTATGATCACCTGGGTGGAAAGCATGAGAATGTGGTTAAGGAGCTGGTGGCCACGCTCTGCACCTTCGGCGTCACCATGCTCTGGCTGGGACCCTGCGAGGTGGTGCTGATCTGGGCTTTCTTTAACTGTTTCGGCCTCAACTTTGAGCTTTGGGCCGCCAAGTTCTTCTCCATGGAGCCTTTTGCTTCTTTTGAG atgGCGATGTCAGAAGCGATGTCCCGCCGGATCAGAGGCATCTTCAATACTTTCAACTTCTGGTGCATTGTGCTGTTCAACATCCTGGCCTTGAACAGTTTAGACTTTGCCAAGTTGGTTGCCAAACGACTGCTCCTCAAAG GCTTCCCCATAACCACCATCATCGTCATGTTCGTGACCTACTGCCTGATCCAAGTGatcaaggagagagagaggagacaggcCCTTATCGATGACCCTGATCCTCTCCCTCCTGCACCCCCTCCGACCGCCGCCAGCAGCACAACCACCTCTGCACCTGCACCCGCTGCCGCTCAGCCTGTCGCAGATCCCAGCAAGGAAAAAGCAGAGTAG